The Amblyomma americanum isolate KBUSLIRL-KWMA chromosome 6, ASM5285725v1, whole genome shotgun sequence genome has a window encoding:
- the LOC144094232 gene encoding histone H4 has translation MSGRGKGGKGLGKGGAKRHRKVLRDNIQGITKPAIRRLARRGGVKRISGLIYEETRGVLKVFLENVIRDAVTYTEHAKRKTVTAMDVVYALKRQGRTLYGFGG, from the coding sequence ATGTCTGGTCGCGGAAAAGGTGGCAAGGGACTCGGCAAGGGAGGCGCGAAGCGCCATCGCAAGGTATTGCGAGACAACATCCAGGGCATCACCAAGCCCGCCATCCGTCGTCTGGCGCGCCGAGGCGGTGTCAAGCGCATCTCGGGCCTGATCTACGAGGAGACCCGCGGCGTGTTGAAAGTGTTCCTCGAGAATGTGATCCGGGACGCCGTCACGTACACGGAGCACGCTAAGCGCAAGACTGTCACCGCCATGGATGTGGTCTACGCGCTGAAGCGTCAGGGCCGCACTCTGTACGGCTTCGGAGGCTAG
- the LOC144094235 gene encoding histone H3, with the protein MARTKQTARKSTGGKAPRKQLATKAARKSAPATGGVKKPHRYRPGTVALREIRRYQKSTELLIRKLPFQRLVREIAQDFKTDLRFQSSAVMALQEASEAYLVGLFEDTNLCAIHAKRVTIMPKDIQLARRIRGERA; encoded by the coding sequence ATGGCTCGCACGAAGCAAACCGCGCGCAAGAGCACCGGTGGCAAGGCCCCCCGCAAGCAGCTGGCCACAAAGGCTGCTCGTAAGAGTGCGCCAGCTACCGGAGGCGTGAAGAAGCCTCACAGATATAGGCCTGGCAccgtggcacttcgtgaaattcgCCGATACCAAAAATCGACCGAACTTCTCATCCGCAAGCTGCCCTTCCAGCGCCTGGTGAGAGAAATCGCTCAGGACTTCAAGACCGACCTGCGCTTCCAGAGCTCGGCCGTCATGGCACTTCAGGAGGCCAGCGAGGCATACCTGGTCGGTCTCTTCGAGGACACCAACCTGTGCGCGATCCACGCCAAGCGCGTCACCATCATGCCGAAGGATATCCAGCTGGCGAGGCGCATCCGCGGCGAGCGCGCCTAG
- the LOC144094236 gene encoding histone H2A-like has translation MSGRGKGGKAKGKSKTRSSRAGLQFPVGRIHRLLRKGNYAERVGAGAPVYLAAVLEYLAAEVLELAGNAARDNKKTRIIPRHLQLAIRNDEELNKLLSGVTIAQGGVLPNIQAVLLPKKTEKKA, from the coding sequence ATGTCAGGTCGCGGAAAAGGAGGCAAGGCCAAGGGCAAGAGCAAGACCCGCTCGAGCCGCGCGGGACTGCAGTTCCCCGTGGGTCGAATTCACCGTCTCTTGCGTAAGGGCAACTACGCGGAGCGCGTCGGAGCGGGCGCCCCCGTTTACCTGGCCGCCGTCCTCGAATACCTGGCCGCCGAGGTGCTCGAGCTGGCGGGCAACGCTGCTCGGGACAACAAGAAGACCAGAATCATTCCGCGCCACCTGCAGCTGGCCATCCGAAACGACGAGGAGCTGAACAAGCTGCTCTCGGGAGTTACCATCGCCCAGGGCGgcgtcttgcccaacatccaggcCGTGTTGCTCCCCAAGAAGACCGAGAAGAAGGCGTGA
- the LOC144094237 gene encoding histone H2B, which produces MPPQPSGKAVKKAGKAQKNVRATDKKKKKRRRKESFSIYIYKVLKQVHPDTGVSSKAMSIMNSFVNDIFERIAAESSRLAHYNKRSTITSREIQTAVRLLLPGELAKHAVSEGTKAVTKYTSSK; this is translated from the coding sequence ATGCCCCCTCAACCGTCgggaaaggccgtgaagaaggccggaaaggcgcagaagaatgtgcgcgcaaccgacaagaagaagaagaagcgccgcaGGAAGGAGAGCTTCTCCATCTACATCTATAAGGTGCTCAAGCAGGTGCATCCGGACACTGGAGTATCCAGCAAGGCCATGTCCATCATGAACAGCTTCGTGAACGACATCTTCGAGCGCATCGCGGCCGAGTCCTCTCGCCTGGCCCACTACAACAAGCGCTCGACCATCACGAGCCGGGAGATCCAAACTGCGGTGCGTCTCTTGCTGCCTGGCGAGCTGGCCAAGCACGCCGTGTCCGAAGGCACCAAGGCTGTCACCAAGTACACCAGCTCCAAGTAG
- the LOC144094250 gene encoding histone H2A-like, with the protein MSGRGKGGKAKGKSKTRSSRAGLQFPVGRIHRLLRKGNYAERVGAGAPVYLAAVLEYLAAEVLELTGNAARDNKKTRIIPRHLQLAIRNDEELNKLLSGVTIAQGGVLPNIQAVLLPKKTEKKA; encoded by the coding sequence ATGTCAGGTCGCGGAAAAGGAGGCAAGGCCAAGGGCAAGAGCAAGACCCGCTCGAGCCGCGCGGGACTGCAGTTCCCCGTGGGTCGAATTCACCGTCTCTTGCGTAAGGGCAACTACGCGGAGCGCGTCGGAGCGGGCGCCCCCGTTTACCTGGCCGCCGTCCTCGAATACCTGGCCGCCGAGGTGCTCGAGCTGACGGGCAACGCTGCTCGGGACAACAAGAAGACCAGAATCATTCCGCGCCACCTGCAGCTGGCCATCCGAAACGACGAGGAGCTGAACAAGCTGCTCTCGGGAGTTACCATCGCCCAGGGCGgcgtcttgcccaacatccaggcCGTGTTGCTCCCCAAGAAGACCGAGAAGAAGGCGTGA